A genomic segment from Pediococcus acidilactici encodes:
- a CDS encoding cation-translocating P-type ATPase — protein sequence MKASKLKDWQRTVEDTVVEQDARLSGLTAAEAQRRLEKYGSNELATKSKTTLLQKFLAQFKDLMIIVLLVAALISVFVGEGVDALIILLVVVLNAIFGVFQESKAEEAIDALKSLAAPQAKVERDGQIQQIQSTDLVPGDVVILEAGDVVPADLRLIESASMQIEESALTGESVPVNKQTAALDDEQLPLGDRTNLAFMNSNVTFGRGKGIVIHTGMATEVGKIARLINDADETITPLQRNLTKLSKTLTWLILAIAVVVFAVGMLRGQESLIDMLLTAISLAVAAIPEGLPAIVTITLALGTQRMVKRHAIIRKLPAVETLGSTQIIASDKTGTLTQNKMTVEKLFVDNQLMDATAVAPDFQSKLFDLMILNNDTKKIDEDLVGDPTETALIAFNDQRGYSSAAVIDQYQRVAEVPFDSERKLMSTINALPDGKYLITVKGAPDELLKRTTKYAMPGAELPMDENEERRIQAVNHDLALQAIRVLGFAYRIVDAVPEELTSAVVENELVFAGLVGMIDPERPEVAQAIQEAHAAGIQTLMITGDHRDTAGAIAKRLGMITDAEVDTAVVTGAELDQQTDEQLADHVANYRVYARVAPEHKVRIVDAWQKKGKVVAMTGDGVNDAPSLKQADIGVAMGITGTEVSKGASDMVLADDNFATIVVAVEEGRKVFANIQKAIQYLLSANLGEVLTLFVMTMMGWQILAPVHILWINLVTDTLPAIALGLEPAEKNVMQQPPRDKRSSFLSGGVAGNVIYQGILEGAITLFVYAMALAFPDHSGSAQIHADALTMAFATLGLIQLFHAFNSKSIHGSIFQATTWKNKFFNWAILIAFALLAITIVVPGFNDLFHVSHLNLHQWLIVIGASLSMIVIVEVVKLVQRTLKKTRGN from the coding sequence ATGAAGGCAAGTAAGTTAAAGGATTGGCAACGGACCGTTGAGGATACCGTGGTTGAGCAAGACGCTCGGTTATCCGGACTCACGGCCGCCGAAGCGCAACGACGGTTGGAAAAATACGGTAGTAACGAATTAGCTACTAAGAGTAAAACGACTTTGCTACAAAAGTTTTTGGCCCAGTTTAAAGATTTAATGATCATTGTGTTACTCGTGGCCGCCTTAATCTCAGTATTTGTGGGCGAAGGAGTCGACGCTTTGATTATCTTGCTGGTAGTGGTGTTAAACGCAATCTTTGGCGTTTTTCAGGAATCTAAGGCAGAAGAGGCTATTGATGCGTTAAAAAGTTTGGCTGCTCCGCAAGCCAAGGTTGAACGGGATGGCCAAATCCAGCAAATTCAGAGTACCGATTTGGTTCCGGGAGACGTGGTCATTTTAGAAGCTGGGGACGTGGTGCCGGCCGACCTACGCCTAATAGAATCAGCTTCCATGCAGATTGAAGAATCGGCGCTAACGGGAGAATCGGTCCCGGTAAATAAGCAAACGGCGGCCCTAGATGACGAACAGCTTCCCCTAGGCGACCGCACCAACCTCGCCTTTATGAATAGTAACGTTACTTTCGGACGCGGAAAGGGAATTGTGATTCATACCGGCATGGCAACCGAAGTGGGTAAAATTGCCCGGTTAATTAACGATGCTGATGAAACCATTACTCCTTTACAACGCAACCTGACTAAGTTAAGCAAGACGTTAACGTGGTTGATCTTGGCCATTGCGGTGGTGGTGTTTGCGGTCGGTATGCTACGGGGCCAAGAAAGCTTAATTGACATGTTGCTAACCGCAATTTCGCTTGCGGTAGCGGCCATCCCTGAAGGCTTACCAGCAATCGTTACAATCACTTTAGCTTTGGGTACCCAACGGATGGTTAAACGGCATGCAATCATTCGAAAACTCCCGGCAGTGGAAACTTTAGGTAGTACGCAGATCATTGCTTCGGATAAAACGGGAACCCTCACCCAGAATAAAATGACGGTTGAAAAACTTTTTGTGGACAACCAGCTAATGGATGCCACAGCGGTGGCTCCTGATTTCCAATCCAAGTTGTTTGACCTAATGATTTTAAACAACGACACGAAAAAAATTGACGAGGATTTGGTGGGGGACCCTACTGAAACGGCCTTGATTGCGTTCAATGACCAGCGGGGGTACTCTAGTGCCGCGGTAATTGACCAGTACCAGCGGGTCGCTGAAGTACCGTTCGATTCAGAACGAAAGCTGATGTCCACAATCAATGCGTTGCCGGACGGTAAGTATCTGATTACCGTTAAGGGAGCGCCGGATGAACTTTTGAAACGGACCACCAAGTATGCAATGCCGGGTGCTGAATTGCCAATGGATGAAAATGAAGAGCGCCGAATTCAAGCCGTAAACCATGATTTAGCGTTGCAAGCAATCCGGGTACTGGGCTTTGCGTACCGGATTGTTGACGCGGTTCCCGAAGAATTAACCAGTGCGGTAGTGGAAAACGAGTTAGTTTTTGCGGGATTAGTGGGGATGATTGACCCAGAACGTCCCGAAGTGGCACAAGCTATTCAAGAAGCCCACGCCGCGGGAATCCAAACCCTAATGATTACTGGGGATCACCGTGATACCGCAGGTGCAATTGCTAAACGGTTAGGGATGATCACCGATGCTGAAGTGGACACGGCGGTGGTTACTGGCGCAGAACTCGATCAGCAAACCGACGAACAACTAGCAGATCACGTAGCAAATTACCGGGTTTACGCCCGGGTGGCTCCCGAACACAAGGTCCGGATTGTGGATGCTTGGCAAAAGAAGGGCAAAGTGGTGGCGATGACCGGGGACGGCGTAAACGACGCCCCATCCTTAAAACAAGCGGATATCGGGGTGGCAATGGGAATTACCGGAACCGAAGTTTCCAAAGGTGCTAGTGACATGGTGTTGGCCGACGACAACTTTGCTACCATCGTAGTGGCGGTTGAAGAAGGGCGTAAAGTATTTGCTAATATTCAAAAGGCGATTCAATACCTCTTATCAGCTAACCTTGGGGAAGTTTTGACCCTGTTCGTAATGACGATGATGGGTTGGCAAATTTTAGCACCAGTGCACATTCTGTGGATAAACTTGGTGACCGACACTTTGCCTGCCATTGCTCTAGGACTTGAGCCCGCAGAAAAAAACGTGATGCAGCAACCGCCACGCGATAAAAGATCTAGTTTCTTATCGGGTGGGGTGGCCGGAAACGTGATTTATCAAGGGATTCTGGAAGGAGCCATCACCCTATTTGTTTACGCAATGGCGTTGGCTTTCCCAGACCATTCTGGTAGTGCACAGATCCATGCCGATGCCTTGACCATGGCGTTTGCAACGTTAGGCTTGATCCAGCTTTTCCACGCCTTTAACTCGAAGTCGATTCACGGCTCAATTTTCCAAGCAACCACTTGGAAAAATAAATTCTTTAACTGGGCGATCCTCATCGCGTTTGCTTTGTTAGCAATTACGATTGTGGTACCAGGCTTCAACGACCTTTTCCACGTTAGTCACCTAAACTTACACCAGTGGTTGATTGTAATTGGGGCATCTTTATCAATGATTGTGATTGTGGAAGTGGTAAAATTAGTTCAACGAACTTTAAAGAAAACACGGGGAAATTAA
- the nagA gene encoding N-acetylglucosamine-6-phosphate deacetylase: MSTVLRHATIYTGLEKIDDGYIRFGKTIEAVGPMSEYKAQGDDEVYYAGGKIIVPGFIDVHTHGGYGFDAMDGDPEQINEMVNQAVVNEGVTSFFCTTMTQSNENIEKSMRGVAKAAEENPVIQGVHLEGPFISAKYKGAQPEEYIKDPDAALLGKWNELSGGRVKLITIAPEHAGSDAFEAYCLDHGIVPSVGHSNATRAQLLNSTVTHATHLYNAQREFKHREPGVTGHVMLEDNIYAELICDGFHIVPDMLKLAYEVKGPERIELVTDSMRAKGIAEGESELGGQKVYVKDKQARLADGTLAGSVLSFDDAFRNAMKFFGCGIAEAVQMSSVNQAREFGLDSKGTLEVGKDADLNVFDGDLNKLETYSYGKKFAKED, encoded by the coding sequence ATGAGTACAGTTTTACGACATGCGACAATTTATACGGGCCTCGAAAAGATTGATGACGGCTACATTCGATTTGGTAAGACCATCGAAGCAGTTGGCCCAATGAGCGAGTATAAGGCACAGGGTGACGATGAAGTTTATTACGCAGGGGGCAAAATTATTGTTCCAGGCTTCATTGACGTGCACACTCACGGTGGTTACGGATTTGATGCGATGGACGGCGATCCAGAACAAATCAACGAAATGGTAAACCAAGCGGTAGTCAACGAAGGGGTTACCAGTTTCTTCTGTACCACAATGACCCAATCCAACGAAAACATTGAGAAATCAATGCGGGGCGTGGCAAAGGCCGCGGAAGAGAATCCCGTTATCCAAGGAGTTCACTTGGAAGGTCCCTTCATTTCGGCGAAATACAAGGGTGCTCAACCAGAAGAATACATTAAGGATCCGGATGCAGCACTGCTTGGTAAATGGAACGAGCTTTCAGGCGGCCGGGTGAAATTAATTACGATTGCACCTGAACACGCGGGCTCCGACGCATTTGAAGCATACTGCTTGGATCATGGAATTGTTCCTTCAGTCGGACATTCCAACGCTACTCGCGCACAGTTGCTAAATAGTACGGTTACTCACGCCACCCACTTATACAATGCCCAACGTGAATTTAAGCATCGTGAACCAGGGGTTACGGGACACGTAATGTTGGAAGACAACATCTACGCGGAATTAATCTGTGATGGTTTCCACATCGTTCCCGACATGTTAAAACTGGCTTATGAAGTTAAGGGTCCGGAACGGATCGAATTGGTTACCGATTCAATGCGTGCTAAAGGGATTGCCGAAGGAGAAAGCGAACTTGGTGGACAAAAGGTTTACGTAAAGGACAAGCAAGCTCGCTTAGCCGATGGTACGTTGGCCGGATCAGTGCTATCCTTTGACGATGCCTTCCGGAACGCCATGAAGTTCTTTGGTTGTGGAATTGCCGAAGCTGTTCAAATGAGTTCGGTAAACCAAGCGCGTGAATTTGGCTTAGATTCTAAAGGAACCCTAGAAGTCGGTAAAGACGCCGATTTAAACGTCTTCGACGGCGACCTTAACAAGTTAGAAACTTACAGCTACGGTAAAAAGTTTGCTAAGGAAGATTAA
- a CDS encoding GntR family transcriptional regulator: MNSPVYIQIHNEIKKAIEAGKWKVGERIPAERELSNHFKVSRMTLRQAISTLVDEGILERKVGSGTYVASQKVQEKVSGVTSFTELTEAQGKKPSSKTISYHTSEPSLSEIEKLKLADGDLVLRMERIRYADGVPICYETATIPEKLVTNFSKSEVTKSLYNTLEERAGLVIGRAEQTVSAMLASEKVAEYLDVKRGAAILRLHQVSYAQDGTPFEYVRTQYVGERFEFYLNR, translated from the coding sequence ATGAATTCACCGGTATATATTCAGATTCATAATGAAATCAAGAAGGCAATTGAAGCAGGAAAATGGAAAGTTGGGGAGCGGATTCCCGCCGAACGGGAACTGTCAAACCATTTTAAAGTTAGCCGAATGACTTTACGCCAAGCGATTTCAACTTTGGTTGATGAAGGGATTTTAGAACGTAAGGTGGGTTCGGGAACGTACGTTGCCAGCCAGAAAGTTCAGGAAAAAGTTTCTGGAGTGACCAGCTTTACGGAACTAACGGAAGCCCAAGGTAAGAAGCCGTCAAGTAAGACGATTTCTTACCATACTAGTGAGCCATCGTTAAGTGAGATTGAAAAATTAAAGTTAGCGGATGGAGATTTAGTACTCCGAATGGAACGGATCCGGTATGCGGATGGGGTACCGATTTGTTACGAAACGGCGACCATTCCCGAAAAATTAGTTACTAATTTTAGTAAATCTGAAGTAACCAAGTCGTTGTACAATACTTTGGAAGAACGCGCAGGGTTGGTGATCGGCCGTGCTGAGCAAACCGTGTCGGCGATGTTAGCTTCTGAAAAGGTTGCAGAATACCTTGACGTTAAACGGGGAGCAGCAATTTTACGGCTCCATCAGGTGTCGTACGCCCAAGATGGGACGCCATTTGAATACGTGCGAACTCAGTACGTAGGTGAACGGTTCGAATTTTATTTAAATCGTTAA
- a CDS encoding WecB/TagA/CpsF family glycosyltransferase — translation MKFPTANVLGFNFLQTTQAQFLEQLHTDLAAHQNRFVVTANPEIIMYAKKHPAYAQILHQADYLVADGIGVVKATQHTAVPLPERVTGYELFEELLRWGNAHHSRIYFLGSKPDVITQVIAKVNRQYPHVEVAGFHDGYFADFAPIQTEIQRTQPAMVFVATGFPKQEEFIQKSRHLAPAIWMGIGGSFDVFAGAVKRAPQFWQNHNLEWLYRLITDPRRIKRQIVLPVFMIKAWWANRK, via the coding sequence ATGAAATTTCCAACCGCCAACGTCTTGGGGTTTAATTTTTTACAAACAACCCAAGCCCAATTTTTAGAACAATTACATACTGATTTAGCGGCCCACCAGAACCGTTTCGTGGTCACCGCTAACCCCGAAATTATTATGTACGCTAAAAAGCATCCCGCCTATGCCCAGATTCTTCACCAAGCAGATTACTTGGTCGCCGACGGCATTGGCGTCGTGAAAGCAACCCAACACACTGCCGTTCCTTTACCTGAACGTGTGACTGGATACGAGCTTTTCGAAGAGCTTTTACGTTGGGGGAACGCCCACCACTCGCGAATTTACTTCCTAGGAAGCAAACCGGACGTGATTACCCAAGTAATTGCCAAAGTTAACCGCCAGTATCCTCATGTTGAGGTGGCTGGTTTTCACGATGGTTATTTTGCTGATTTCGCCCCCATTCAAACTGAAATTCAACGCACCCAACCCGCAATGGTATTCGTGGCTACCGGATTTCCGAAGCAAGAAGAGTTCATTCAAAAATCCCGCCATCTGGCACCGGCAATTTGGATGGGCATCGGGGGCAGCTTCGACGTCTTTGCCGGGGCGGTCAAGCGGGCACCGCAATTTTGGCAAAACCACAACTTAGAGTGGTTGTACCGTTTAATCACCGATCCACGACGGATCAAACGGCAAATCGTGCTCCCCGTCTTCATGATTAAGGCGTGGTGGGCCAACCGGAAGTAA
- a CDS encoding metallophosphoesterase, giving the protein MTSDNHFDINKVDIEQTLVEQAQYLKENHVAIYLIAGDLFNKFDRSKAYVEKLQKQLPETKVFFIAGNHDMLNDIDYAGLENLKHPQYLHNQFYDVPGTDWRIIGNNGWYDYSFADNVDKTPEQFWRWKKTFWVDTAIDQPISDLERMDRVLQQTERQLQAAQPKSVLFMTHFAVRHEYIRYTDDYRFWNMANGMMGSRRMEQLLAKYQPKIILSGHLHFHYKPLATAGGIYYNNSVGYHKRRINEWNSDNFITEWAQRLLIIDLE; this is encoded by the coding sequence ATGACTAGTGATAATCACTTTGACATTAATAAGGTGGATATTGAACAAACGCTGGTGGAGCAAGCACAGTACCTTAAGGAAAATCACGTGGCAATTTACTTAATTGCGGGGGACTTATTTAATAAGTTCGACCGGAGTAAGGCATACGTGGAAAAATTGCAGAAACAATTACCGGAGACTAAAGTATTTTTCATTGCTGGTAACCACGATATGCTAAATGATATTGATTACGCTGGCTTAGAAAATCTAAAACATCCCCAGTATTTACACAACCAATTCTATGACGTTCCGGGAACCGACTGGCGTATTATTGGCAACAACGGCTGGTATGACTACAGTTTTGCAGATAATGTGGACAAAACACCCGAACAATTTTGGCGGTGGAAAAAGACATTTTGGGTAGATACCGCCATTGATCAGCCGATCTCCGATCTGGAACGGATGGATCGTGTTTTACAGCAAACGGAACGGCAACTGCAAGCGGCTCAACCTAAGTCGGTACTTTTTATGACTCATTTTGCGGTGCGGCATGAATACATTCGGTATACGGATGACTATCGGTTTTGGAACATGGCTAACGGGATGATGGGCAGTCGCCGAATGGAACAATTACTGGCAAAATACCAACCAAAAATTATTTTATCTGGACACCTACATTTTCACTATAAACCTCTTGCAACAGCTGGCGGGATATATTATAATAATTCAGTCGGATATCATAAGAGACGAATCAACGAGTGGAATTCGGATAATTTTATTACTGAATGGGCTCAGCGATTACTTATAATTGATCTTGAATAA
- the proC gene encoding pyrroline-5-carboxylate reductase translates to MKLGFIGVGNMAKAIIGGLVKKDVAGKDILVHSAHPQNYETFAKQHGLTALSDNTAVAQQADVIVLAVKPTVIKRVAEEIQPALTEDKLVVSIASGVSLADLQAVLGTTQPILRVMPNVNVEIAQGMTAVKATGDLNAAPYQAGVELFARIGKTMEVAENDFPIFAALAGSAPAYAYLFIDALSRAGVKYGLTKADATKIAAQMVQGSAQMVLNSDEVPYALIDKVSSPGGTTVAGLLAMEEAGFSPAVVKGIDATVAKENG, encoded by the coding sequence ATGAAACTTGGATTTATTGGCGTTGGAAACATGGCCAAAGCAATTATTGGTGGATTAGTAAAAAAAGATGTCGCTGGTAAGGATATTTTGGTCCACAGCGCGCACCCACAAAATTACGAAACTTTTGCAAAGCAACATGGATTAACCGCGTTGTCAGATAACACGGCGGTAGCCCAACAAGCAGACGTAATCGTTTTGGCGGTGAAGCCAACGGTGATTAAGCGCGTTGCTGAAGAAATTCAGCCGGCACTAACTGAAGACAAATTAGTAGTTTCAATTGCTTCTGGAGTTAGCTTAGCGGACTTACAAGCAGTTTTAGGTACTACCCAACCAATTTTACGGGTAATGCCGAACGTGAACGTTGAAATTGCGCAAGGAATGACAGCGGTCAAAGCCACGGGCGACCTTAACGCTGCTCCGTACCAAGCGGGGGTTGAGTTATTTGCTCGGATTGGAAAAACCATGGAAGTTGCCGAAAATGATTTTCCAATCTTTGCAGCACTTGCAGGAAGCGCACCAGCCTACGCCTACCTATTTATTGACGCACTTTCCCGGGCGGGAGTTAAATATGGGTTAACTAAGGCTGATGCTACTAAAATTGCTGCGCAAATGGTTCAAGGCAGCGCGCAAATGGTGCTTAATAGCGATGAGGTGCCATACGCATTGATCGATAAGGTTTCTTCGCCGGGCGGAACCACCGTGGCAGGTTTGCTGGCAATGGAAGAAGCTGGGTTTAGTCCCGCCGTAGTAAAGGGAATCGACGCAACCGTGGCAAAAGAAAACGGTTAA
- the nadE gene encoding ammonia-dependent NAD(+) synthetase, whose amino-acid sequence MRKMQQEIIEALRVQPTIDPEKEIRRSVDFMKRYLKSVPSLRSLVLGISGGQDSTLAGALAQMAIRELRKETGNADYQFIAVRLPYGVQADESDAMKAIEFMQADRVVRIDIKPAADAMVAAIEATGVQVSDFNKGNIKARQRMIAQYGIAGETAGIVVGTDHAAESVTGFYTKFGDGGADIVPLWRLNKRQGKAMLKALNAPVELYEKVPTADLEDERPALPDEVALGVTYQDIDDYLEGKEVSDAAAEKIEGWYQRTAHKRALPYTVFDK is encoded by the coding sequence ATGCGCAAAATGCAACAAGAAATTATTGAAGCTTTACGGGTTCAACCAACAATTGACCCAGAAAAGGAGATCCGACGCAGCGTTGATTTTATGAAACGCTACCTAAAAAGCGTTCCTAGCCTACGTTCGCTAGTATTGGGAATTTCTGGCGGGCAGGATTCCACCTTGGCCGGAGCGTTAGCACAAATGGCAATTCGGGAGCTCCGGAAAGAAACCGGCAATGCCGATTACCAATTTATCGCGGTGCGCCTACCTTACGGAGTGCAAGCTGATGAATCGGACGCTATGAAAGCAATTGAATTCATGCAGGCGGACCGGGTGGTACGAATTGACATCAAACCGGCTGCAGACGCAATGGTAGCCGCTATTGAGGCAACTGGAGTTCAGGTATCTGATTTTAACAAGGGAAACATCAAGGCTCGGCAACGGATGATTGCCCAATACGGTATCGCCGGGGAAACCGCGGGAATCGTGGTGGGAACCGACCACGCGGCCGAATCGGTGACCGGATTTTATACCAAATTTGGGGATGGCGGTGCGGACATCGTTCCGCTATGGCGCTTGAATAAGCGACAGGGCAAGGCGATGCTTAAAGCGTTAAACGCGCCCGTTGAGCTTTACGAAAAGGTGCCCACGGCGGACTTAGAAGATGAACGTCCAGCATTACCGGATGAAGTCGCGTTAGGCGTAACTTACCAAGACATTGATGATTATCTAGAAGGTAAGGAAGTTAGCGACGCAGCGGCTGAAAAAATTGAAGGTTGGTACCAACGGACCGCCCATAAACGTGCTTTGCCGTATACCGTTTTTGATAAATAA
- the adhP gene encoding alcohol dehydrogenase AdhP — translation MRAAVVRDQSDGYVDIVEKQLRPIRDNEALVDVEYCGVCHTDLHVANGDFGEQPGRVIGHEGIGIVREIGADVRSLKVGDRVSIAWFFEGCGHCEYCTTGRETFCREVKNAGYTVDGAMADQVIVTADYAVKVPDNLDPVAASSITCAGVTTYKAIKESKIRPGEWLAVFGAGGLGNLAIQYAKNVFNAKLAVVDINDEKLDLAKKLGADLVINSAKDDPAKVIQERCGGAQAAVVTAVAKVAFNAAVDCLKAGGVLVAVALPVDTMDLSIPRVVLDGIEVVGSLVGTRNDLKEAFQFAADGQVKPIVQTRRLDEVNDIIDEMRAGQIEGRMVVDMHK, via the coding sequence ATGCGTGCAGCAGTTGTTAGAGACCAAAGTGATGGGTACGTTGATATTGTTGAAAAGCAATTGCGTCCGATCAGAGACAATGAGGCTTTAGTTGACGTTGAATACTGTGGGGTTTGTCATACGGACCTGCACGTGGCGAACGGTGACTTTGGTGAACAACCTGGTCGGGTGATTGGTCACGAAGGAATTGGCATTGTGCGGGAAATCGGTGCGGACGTCCGTAGTTTAAAAGTGGGAGATCGGGTTTCCATTGCCTGGTTCTTTGAAGGCTGTGGGCATTGTGAATACTGTACCACCGGGCGAGAAACTTTCTGCCGGGAAGTTAAAAATGCTGGATACACAGTTGATGGTGCCATGGCGGATCAAGTGATCGTAACTGCGGATTACGCAGTAAAGGTGCCGGACAATTTGGATCCGGTGGCGGCCAGTTCGATTACATGTGCGGGCGTAACCACCTATAAAGCAATTAAGGAATCTAAAATCCGTCCTGGCGAATGGCTAGCAGTTTTTGGGGCTGGTGGATTAGGTAATCTGGCGATCCAATACGCAAAGAATGTATTTAACGCGAAGTTAGCGGTTGTTGATATCAACGATGAGAAGTTAGACCTAGCTAAAAAATTAGGTGCAGATTTAGTAATTAATTCTGCCAAGGACGATCCTGCCAAGGTCATCCAAGAGCGGTGCGGCGGCGCGCAAGCAGCGGTAGTAACGGCGGTAGCCAAGGTAGCCTTTAACGCCGCAGTAGATTGTCTGAAGGCTGGTGGAGTGCTGGTTGCCGTAGCTTTACCAGTAGACACAATGGACCTATCAATTCCCCGGGTCGTCCTAGATGGTATTGAAGTGGTAGGTTCCTTAGTAGGCACCCGTAATGACTTAAAAGAAGCCTTCCAGTTTGCGGCGGACGGACAAGTAAAGCCGATTGTTCAAACTCGTCGGTTAGACGAAGTTAACGATATTATTGATGAAATGCGTGCTGGACAAATTGAAGGACGGATGGTCGTTGACATGCATAAATAG
- a CDS encoding nicotinate phosphoribosyltransferase, producing the protein MVQEFPDDTLTLHTDAYQINMIQTYWEKGIHNQKAIFEVFFRKMPFDNGYAVFAGLERVIDYIENLHFSASDIEYLREVGGYPDDFLEFLKNFHFRGTIRSAVEGDLVFNNEPILQVEGPLADCQLVETAILNVVNYQTLIATKAARIKSVVGSDKLLEFGTRRAQEFDAAIWGTRAAYIGGFDATSNVRAGKKFGIPISGTHAHAMVQYYMNDYDAFKAYATTHHDCVFLVDTFDTLKSGVPNAIRVAKEMGDRINFLGVRIDSGDMAYLSKRVREQLDEAGYPNAKIYASNDLDEKTIQNLKMQGAKIEVWGVGTKLITAYDQPALGAVYKMVSIERDGKMVDTIKLSNNAEKVSTPGKKQVWRISRRADGKSEGDYITLWDEDPREKDSLYMFHPNYTYINKTVTDFEARPLLQTIFKDGELVYDRPSLAEIKEFSRQSLDSLWDEYKRDLNPQDYPVDLSQECYDHKVSIIKRVRDYVNQLKF; encoded by the coding sequence ATGGTACAAGAATTTCCAGATGACACATTAACTTTACACACAGACGCTTATCAAATCAATATGATTCAAACTTATTGGGAAAAGGGAATCCATAACCAAAAGGCAATTTTTGAAGTTTTCTTTCGAAAGATGCCCTTTGACAATGGATACGCAGTTTTTGCTGGGCTAGAACGGGTGATTGACTATATTGAAAATCTCCATTTCTCAGCAAGTGATATTGAATATCTTCGGGAAGTGGGTGGCTACCCGGATGACTTTCTAGAATTTTTAAAGAACTTTCATTTTCGAGGAACCATCCGCTCGGCAGTAGAAGGCGACCTAGTTTTTAATAACGAACCGATTTTACAAGTTGAAGGGCCGCTGGCCGACTGCCAACTGGTGGAAACGGCAATCTTAAACGTAGTTAATTACCAAACCTTGATTGCAACCAAGGCGGCACGGATTAAGTCCGTAGTTGGTTCAGATAAATTATTAGAATTTGGTACGCGCCGTGCCCAAGAATTTGACGCGGCAATTTGGGGAACCCGAGCTGCTTACATCGGGGGCTTCGATGCTACTAGCAACGTTCGGGCCGGAAAGAAATTTGGGATTCCAATTAGTGGAACCCACGCTCACGCAATGGTGCAATATTACATGAACGACTACGATGCGTTCAAGGCTTATGCAACGACCCACCATGATTGCGTCTTTTTGGTCGACACCTTCGACACCCTCAAAAGTGGGGTACCTAACGCCATTCGGGTGGCTAAAGAAATGGGCGACCGGATTAATTTCCTTGGAGTACGGATCGACAGTGGTGACATGGCTTACCTATCTAAACGAGTTCGCGAACAATTGGATGAAGCGGGTTATCCAAACGCTAAAATCTACGCTTCCAACGATTTGGATGAAAAGACCATTCAAAACTTAAAGATGCAGGGAGCCAAGATTGAAGTTTGGGGCGTGGGTACCAAATTAATTACCGCTTACGACCAACCCGCGTTAGGGGCCGTTTATAAGATGGTTTCCATCGAACGGGACGGAAAAATGGTCGACACCATCAAATTGTCTAACAATGCTGAAAAAGTTTCTACACCAGGCAAAAAGCAGGTTTGGCGAATTTCTCGGCGGGCGGATGGTAAATCAGAAGGGGATTACATTACGCTTTGGGATGAAGATCCTCGCGAAAAGGATTCGCTATACATGTTCCACCCGAACTATACGTACATTAATAAGACGGTGACTGACTTTGAAGCCCGTCCGTTACTACAAACCATCTTCAAGGACGGCGAGTTAGTCTATGACCGACCATCCTTAGCAGAAATCAAAGAATTCTCTCGGCAAAGTTTAGATTCCTTATGGGATGAATACAAACGTGATTTGAATCCACAAGATTATCCGGTGGATCTTTCACAAGAGTGTTACGACCACAAGGTTTCCATTATTAAACGCGTTCGAGATTACGTAAATCAACTTAAATTTTAA